A genomic region of Candidatus Coatesbacteria bacterium contains the following coding sequences:
- a CDS encoding type II secretion system F family protein, with protein sequence MAKFIYRGRAADGGSVSGELEAPDEEAVLTALRARGILVTALEPAASRSIRVKRRDLVVFTRQLATMLAAGLPLVQTLGTLAEQSPEGLAEIAVDIRRQVEAGQTLSAALGRYPRTFDRLFCALVRAGEVSGNLEVIFERLAGYLERSDSLRRKVRGALAYPAVVLGMVILLGLGFMIFIIPLFSDIFTAFGAQLPLPTRIVVALSEFFQQYFYIPILLVVIIWAFIKFYGNTAEGRLSLDRLKLRLPIFGELFTKVSVARFARTLGTLVRSGVPIMDGLAITAATAGNRVIENAVRRTRKQVGEGRTFAEPLDETEVFPPLVVAMVAVGERTGRLEEMLNRVAAFYDDEVETAVNNLSSLLEPILMIVMGLVVGGLVISMYLPIFQMPGVIGGA encoded by the coding sequence ATGGCCAAGTTCATCTACCGTGGACGCGCCGCCGACGGGGGCAGTGTCTCCGGCGAGCTGGAGGCGCCCGACGAGGAGGCCGTCCTGACCGCCCTGCGCGCCCGGGGGATCCTGGTCACCGCCCTCGAGCCCGCCGCCTCCCGCAGCATCCGGGTCAAGCGCCGCGACCTCGTCGTCTTCACCCGCCAACTGGCCACCATGCTCGCCGCCGGCCTGCCCCTGGTCCAGACCCTGGGCACCCTGGCCGAGCAATCCCCCGAGGGGCTGGCCGAGATCGCCGTCGACATTCGCCGCCAGGTCGAGGCCGGCCAGACCCTTTCCGCCGCCCTGGGCCGCTACCCCCGGACCTTCGATCGCCTGTTCTGCGCCCTGGTGCGCGCCGGCGAGGTCTCGGGCAATCTCGAGGTCATCTTCGAGCGCCTGGCGGGCTACCTCGAGCGCTCCGATTCCCTGCGCCGCAAGGTCCGCGGCGCCCTGGCCTACCCCGCCGTCGTCCTGGGGATGGTGATTCTCCTCGGCCTGGGGTTCATGATCTTCATCATCCCCCTGTTCTCCGACATCTTCACTGCCTTCGGCGCCCAACTGCCCCTGCCGACGCGGATCGTCGTCGCCCTGAGCGAGTTCTTCCAGCAGTATTTCTACATCCCGATCCTGCTGGTGGTCATCATCTGGGCCTTTATCAAATTCTACGGCAACACCGCCGAAGGGCGCTTGAGTCTGGACCGGCTCAAGCTGCGCCTGCCGATCTTCGGTGAGCTGTTCACCAAGGTCTCCGTGGCCCGTTTCGCCCGCACCCTGGGCACCCTGGTGCGCTCCGGCGTGCCGATCATGGACGGCCTGGCGATCACCGCCGCCACCGCCGGCAACCGGGTCATCGAAAACGCCGTGCGCCGCACCCGCAAGCAGGTCGGCGAGGGCCGAACCTTCGCCGAACCCCTGGACGAGACCGAGGTCTTCCCGCCCCTGGTGGTGGCCATGGTCGCCGTCGGCGAGCGCACCGGGCGTCTCGAAGAGATGCTCAACCGGGTGGCCGCCTTCTACGACGACGAGGTCGAGACCGCCGTCAACAACCTCTCCAGCCTGCTGGAGCCCATCCTGATGATCGTGATGGGCCTGGTCGTGGGCGGCCTGGTGATCTCGATGTACCTGCCGATCTTCCAGATGCCCGGGGTCATCGGCGGCGCCTGA